The Arachis hypogaea cultivar Tifrunner chromosome 16, arahy.Tifrunner.gnm2.J5K5, whole genome shotgun sequence genome contains a region encoding:
- the LOC112758250 gene encoding multisubstrate pseudouridine synthase 7: MAMKTVEESHVGISCYISNLPGFRGVLKQRYSDFIVNEVDRDGQVVHLSSLDAPPEEEQRSVQETGTNTSESDTTTVTSYAALLDSFKSLAGDSDAGCLEEFLNQINTGDDKSVAPLVLSPDSNKSHRTAVHKFFKGNFKFLVTDTVDGPDASSKCIRVRLNSGGPNNNGRNSKKRKERGDKPFDSRGSKSWPENVEKFLRFHLYKENKDTQEALGVIGKMLGIQSRSFGFAGTKDKRAVSTQRVTVYKQLASRVASLNERLFGIKVGDFCYVNEGLVLGQLSGNRFTITLRGVVADSEDTIKASADALGRHGFINYFGLQRFGSGSVPTHLIGAALFRGEWELAVDMILDPRDGEKEAIAKARKYYKDSKDIEGTLRQLPRYLVAERAVLQNLKKSPGNYVQALKAIPRTLRMMYVHSYQSFLWNHAASTRVQKYGTEQVVLGDLVYCKENPTGKVTGIVGPECDDDCGDRYDSNIEEEVSEDTQEESNNYVKVVTAEDLNLGCYTIEDVILPMPGSRVIYPTNDVAKVYHDLADKDRISLTECVHNVKEFSITNVTGSYRRVFQKPINFEWELLKYADSTKPLVETDLDKIIKSKPVNGVRPVGAPDAKKEDNTRELENSNDGANIEADDNEIEGEEVILPQDESVSGTNSQDFQTALKMSFTLPTSCYATMAIRELLKTSTSVAYHKTLNQ, translated from the exons ATGGCGATGAAAACCGTTGAAGAATCTCACGTTGGCATCTCCTGTTACATATCCAACCTTCCTGGCTTCCGTGGTGTCCTCAAGCAAAG ATATTCTGATTTCATTGTTAATGAAGTCGACAGAGATGGACAAGTTGTTCACTTGTCTTCACTTGATGCCCCTCCTGAGGAGGAACAAAGG AGTGTTCAAGAAACTGGAACAAACACATCAGAGTCTGATACAACAACAGTTACCAGTTATGCTGCTTTACTTGATTCTTTTAAATCTCTTGCTGGGGATTCCGATGCAGGCTGTTTGGAAGAATTTCTTAATCAAATTAATACGGGAGATGACAAAAGTGTAGCTCCTCTTGTCCTTTCTCCGGATTCAAACAAATCTCATAGAACG GCAGTGCATAAGTTCTTTAAGGGAAACTTCAAGTTCCTTGTTACCGACACTGTTGATGGACCAGATGCTTCATCAAAATGCATCCGTGTGAGATTGAATTCCGGTGGGCCAAACAACAACGGTAGAAACTCCAAGAAGCGCAAAGAAAGAGGTGATAAACCTTTTGACAGCAGAGGTTCAAAAAGTTGGCCAGAAAATGTTGAGAAGTTCCTTAG GTTTCATCTTTATAAGGAGAACAAAGACACGCAAGAAGCCCTTGGAGTGATTGGAAAGATGCTTGGCATCCAG TCAAGATCATTTGGTTTTGCGGGTACAAAGGATAAACGTGCTGTCTCAACCCAAAGG GTTACTGTTTATAAGCAGCTGGCAAGTAGGGTAGCTTCTCTTAATGAGAGGTTATTTGGCATTAAAGTGGGTGATTTCTG TTATGTTAATGAAGGACTTGTTTTGGGCCAGCTCTCAGGGAACCGATTTACAATCACATTGAG AGGTGTGGTTGCAGATTCTGAAGATACCATAAAAGCATCTGCAGATGCCTTAGGAAGGCATGGCTTCATTAACTACTTTGGTCTACAA CGTTTCGGAAGTGGTTCTGTGCCAACTCACCTTATTGGTGCTGCCTTATTTCGAGGGGAATGGGAACTTGCTGTTGACATGATCCTTGATCCAAGAGATGGAG AAAAGGAAGCTATAGCCAAGGCACGCAAGTACTATAAAGATAGCAAAGATATTGAAGGAACACTTAGGCAGTTGCCTCGATATTTGGTTGCTGAAAGGGCTGTG CTGCAAAACTTAAAAAAGTCTCCTGGAAATTACGTGCAGGCATTGAAAGCTATTCCAAGGACTCTTAGAATGAT GTATGTACATAGTTACCAAAGCTTTTTATGGAACCATGCAGCTAGTACAAGGGTGCAAAAATATG GAACTGAACAAGTTGTATTAGGAGATTTGGTATATTGTAAAGAAAATCCTACTGGAAAAGTTACAGGGATTGTTGGACCTGAATGTGATGATGACTGCGGGGATAGATATGATTCGAATATTGAAGAGGAAGTCTCTGAAGATACTCAAGAAGAAAGCAATAATTATGTGAAG GTTGTGACTGCTGAAGACCTTAATTTAGGATGTTATACAATTGAGGATGTCATACTTCCTATGCCCGG TTCTCGAGTAATTTATCCAACAAATGATGTGGCAAAAGTTTATCATGATTTGGCAGATAAA GATCGAATCAGCTTGACAGAATGTGTGCATAATGTGAA GGAATTTTCAATAACTAATGTGACTGGAAGTTACAGAAGGGTTTTTCAGAAACCAATTAATTTCGAATG GGAACTACTAAAATATGCTGATAGTACTAAGCCATTGGTAGAGACAGATTTAGACAAGATCATCAAGTCTAAACCTGTGAACGGTGTCAGACCAGTGGGTGCACCGGATGCAAAAAAGGAAGATAATACGAGAGAATTAGAGAACTCAAATGATGGTGCAAACATTGAGGCTGATGATAACGAGATTGAAGGTGAGGAAGTGATATTACCACAAGATGAATCTGTCTCTGGCACCAACTCTCAAGATTTCCAAACTGCTCTGAAAATGAGTTTTACTCTCCCTACTTCATGCTATGCAACAATGGCCATAAGAGAACTGCTGAAGACTTCAACATCT GTTGCATATCACAAGACACTTAACCAGTAA